Proteins encoded together in one Candidatus Margulisiibacteriota bacterium window:
- the glgA gene encoding glycogen synthase GlgA: MKICFVASEVLPYAKTGGLADVAGALTTELTRLGHDVTIMMPRYRKIDKDKYKLKLLLGDICVNVGTEAIRGDVYEAKHIDRKTRICFIDCPVYFDRDNLYQDKDSKDYADNAERFIFFNKIILEICKKLDWKPDIIHCNDWQTGLIPLYLKSTYANDKFFDGTKTLFTIHNLAYQGLFEKGVMEKIGLGWDYFTIDKLEFWGKVNFLKAGLIYADSLNTVSERYAKEIQTEEYGAGLNGVLEGRKNSLHGIINGIDYKLFSPDKDQMIHKNYSIRTIEKKIDNKKYLLKTLGLRFKKNAPLFGIISRLADQKGFDILSEIVDQFLQLNIQLVILGTGEPKYHKLLTELQAKYPKNFQVLLKFDPVMAQMIYAGCDMFIMPSRYEPCGLGQLISLKYGTIPVVRETGGLADTITDFDLAKDFENDKGNGFVFYEYESKELYKTLIRAIDTYKDQQAWKKLMTNAMKCDYSWKASAVKYEHLYKSL; encoded by the coding sequence ATGAAAATTTGTTTTGTGGCATCGGAAGTTTTACCCTACGCTAAGACTGGAGGTCTGGCGGATGTGGCCGGAGCTTTGACTACAGAGCTCACCAGGTTGGGCCATGATGTAACAATCATGATGCCCAGGTACAGGAAAATCGATAAAGATAAATACAAATTAAAACTGCTACTGGGTGATATTTGTGTAAATGTAGGCACTGAAGCAATCAGAGGTGATGTCTATGAAGCTAAACATATAGATAGAAAAACCAGAATTTGCTTTATTGACTGCCCTGTATATTTCGACAGAGATAATCTATACCAGGATAAAGACAGCAAAGATTATGCGGATAATGCAGAACGGTTTATATTTTTTAATAAGATTATTCTGGAAATTTGCAAAAAGCTGGACTGGAAACCTGATATTATTCACTGTAATGATTGGCAAACAGGGCTTATTCCGCTCTATTTAAAAAGTACATACGCCAATGATAAGTTTTTTGACGGCACTAAAACGCTGTTTACCATACATAACCTGGCTTATCAGGGCCTTTTTGAAAAAGGTGTTATGGAGAAAATCGGACTTGGCTGGGATTATTTTACCATCGACAAACTGGAGTTCTGGGGGAAAGTAAATTTTTTAAAAGCCGGTTTGATTTACGCTGACTCGTTAAATACTGTAAGTGAACGTTATGCTAAAGAAATCCAGACTGAAGAATATGGCGCCGGCCTTAACGGAGTGCTGGAAGGCAGGAAAAATTCGCTGCACGGAATTATAAACGGTATAGATTACAAACTGTTCAGTCCGGACAAAGATCAAATGATCCATAAAAATTATTCTATCAGAACTATTGAAAAGAAAATTGATAACAAGAAATATCTTTTGAAAACTCTGGGTCTGCGATTCAAAAAGAACGCTCCGCTTTTCGGCATTATATCGCGTCTGGCAGATCAGAAAGGATTCGATATTCTTTCGGAAATAGTTGATCAGTTTTTGCAGCTTAATATTCAGCTGGTTATTCTTGGGACAGGAGAACCCAAATACCATAAGCTTTTAACTGAACTTCAAGCCAAATACCCCAAGAATTTTCAGGTTTTACTTAAATTTGATCCGGTTATGGCTCAAATGATTTATGCGGGTTGCGATATGTTTATAATGCCGTCTCGTTATGAACCATGTGGCCTGGGTCAGCTTATCAGTTTAAAATACGGGACAATTCCGGTTGTTCGTGAAACCGGGGGATTGGCGGATACCATAACTGATTTTGACCTGGCCAAAGATTTTGAGAATGATAAAGGTAACGGCTTTGTTTTTTATGAATATGAGAGTAAAGAACTATATAAAACATTAATCAGAGCAATTGATACCTATAAAGACCAGCAGGCATGGAAGAAACTCATGACTAATGCTATGAAATGTGATTATTCGTGGAAAGCTTCAGCCGTTAAATACGAACATTTATATAAGAGTTTGTAA